The following proteins are co-located in the Methylomonas sp. 11b genome:
- a CDS encoding amino acid adenylation domain-containing protein, whose protein sequence is MLLEPFLKQCQLQPDALALQERDRQVNFRHLLQKAQTIASALQAKGIQPGQPVAIHLDRGIDAAIALFGVLLTGASYVPLDLKNPAPRLSFIVTDAQVRVVLGSGSAPNWLDENLWLDIASFSEGVPEPIEIPAEALAAILYTSGSTGQPRGVALSHRAISAFASWATGLLKLTAADRIASSAPFFFDLSTFDLYAVLGAGASLHFVPSGLTMAPARLSTWLSEQAISGWYTVPSLLAFLTYKGNLAQTPLAALRFLIFAGEVFPTPALIDLAAGLPQTALYNFFGPTETNVCCYWPVARERLIAEQSIPIGLPAAGCELHIDAETGELSVRGPTLASGYWRDGRVQSFMNADGWYATGDRASFEQGEYRFHGRLGRMLKCSGYRVEPAEIETVVNAILGVKACAVIGIDDPTAGQRPALAVVLELGMSIAEVRKTLNIQLPAYMQPSRYLVLEELPLLANGKLDYGKVRSLLVA, encoded by the coding sequence ATGCTGCTAGAGCCCTTTCTAAAACAATGCCAACTCCAACCCGACGCGCTGGCCTTGCAAGAGCGGGATCGGCAAGTCAATTTTCGGCATCTACTGCAAAAGGCGCAAACCATTGCCTCTGCATTACAAGCCAAGGGCATCCAACCCGGCCAGCCAGTCGCCATTCATCTGGATCGTGGCATAGACGCCGCCATTGCGCTGTTCGGCGTCCTACTGACCGGAGCGAGCTATGTGCCACTGGACTTGAAAAACCCAGCCCCCAGACTGAGCTTTATTGTCACCGACGCCCAGGTGCGCGTAGTCTTGGGTTCGGGTTCCGCGCCGAATTGGCTGGATGAAAACTTGTGGCTGGACATCGCCAGCTTTAGCGAAGGCGTTCCGGAGCCAATCGAAATTCCCGCCGAAGCGCTGGCCGCGATTTTGTACACCTCCGGCTCCACCGGCCAACCGCGTGGCGTAGCGCTCAGTCACCGAGCGATTTCGGCATTCGCTTCATGGGCAACCGGCTTATTGAAACTAACAGCTGCCGACCGCATCGCCAGCAGCGCGCCGTTCTTCTTCGATCTATCCACCTTTGATCTATATGCAGTATTAGGCGCCGGCGCCAGCCTGCATTTCGTGCCATCCGGTTTAACCATGGCCCCAGCCCGTTTGAGCACCTGGCTAAGCGAACAAGCCATCAGCGGCTGGTACACCGTGCCCTCGTTGCTGGCCTTCCTGACCTATAAAGGCAACTTGGCGCAAACACCTTTGGCAGCGTTGCGCTTTCTGATCTTTGCCGGCGAAGTGTTTCCCACCCCGGCGCTGATCGATCTGGCCGCCGGTTTGCCGCAGACGGCCTTGTACAATTTCTTCGGCCCTACCGAAACTAATGTCTGCTGCTATTGGCCGGTGGCGAGGGAACGCTTGATCGCCGAACAATCCATCCCCATCGGCCTACCTGCCGCTGGCTGCGAACTGCATATCGATGCCGAAACCGGCGAGCTCTCGGTACGCGGACCGACTCTAGCCAGCGGCTACTGGCGCGACGGTCGCGTGCAGTCTTTTATGAACGCTGACGGCTGGTATGCCACCGGCGACCGCGCCAGCTTTGAACAAGGCGAATACCGCTTTCATGGCCGCCTGGGCCGCATGCTGAAATGCTCCGGCTACCGCGTCGAGCCGGCGGAAATCGAGACGGTCGTTAATGCCATCCTCGGCGTCAAAGCTTGCGCGGTGATCGGCATAGACGATCCGACTGCCGGCCAGCGTCCGGCATTAGCGGTGGTTTTAGAACTGGGAATGAGCATCGCCGAAGTGCGCAAAACACTGAATATACAATTGCCGGCCTACATGCAACCGAGTCGTTATCTGGTTTTGGAGGAGTTGCCGCTATTGGCGAATGGGAAGTTGGATTACGGCAAAGTGCGGAGCTTACTAGTAGCGTAA
- a CDS encoding acyltransferase family protein → MAPKTHISYLDTIRGLAALAVISEHFVIAYGLPCETPLCQQLLDFSPLHIWWDGAAAVSMFFVLSGVVLSLRYFRAGHIPDLSEFHLARFLINRMFRIWLPYLLVLLISTGLFVHTFDSAIVKTSLPATDWITGMWHNFPLTQADMLRESFLLKLPALIVLLPQAWTLSIELVLSLLLPVGLLLAGRGTSWLVFFGLLATSLLGVSIFLLHFLLGMTIARHYTDLTHYLSGRRWHRRLLLLAGLAFYTCATFVPSDIFGDTAVWLGSGLGAGLILMFVLGSKDAQRLLSQPVLRQIGKVSYSAYLSHMAILICLTPLVLKFLEGFTDNRLALWFGGWLITIVCVQCVSLLFYHWLEIPSMSLGRRVTDAIAAIGKPTL, encoded by the coding sequence GTGGCGCCGAAAACTCATATCAGTTACCTGGACACCATTCGCGGTCTGGCGGCCTTGGCCGTTATCAGCGAACATTTCGTTATCGCCTACGGCCTGCCTTGCGAAACACCGCTCTGTCAGCAACTGCTGGATTTCTCCCCGTTACATATTTGGTGGGACGGGGCGGCAGCGGTTTCGATGTTTTTCGTGCTCAGCGGCGTGGTGTTGTCTTTGCGCTATTTTCGCGCGGGACATATACCGGATCTCAGCGAATTTCATTTGGCGCGCTTCTTGATCAACCGGATGTTCCGCATCTGGCTACCGTATTTGCTGGTGTTGCTGATCAGCACGGGGCTGTTTGTGCACACCTTCGATAGCGCGATAGTCAAGACCAGTCTGCCGGCGACCGACTGGATTACCGGCATGTGGCATAATTTTCCATTAACCCAGGCAGACATGCTGCGTGAGAGCTTTTTATTGAAATTGCCCGCCTTGATCGTGCTGCTGCCGCAAGCCTGGACTTTAAGTATCGAACTGGTACTGTCTTTGCTATTGCCGGTAGGCTTGTTGCTGGCGGGACGCGGCACTTCTTGGCTGGTGTTTTTTGGTTTACTGGCCACCAGCCTGTTGGGAGTGTCGATTTTCTTACTGCATTTTCTATTGGGCATGACCATTGCCAGGCACTATACCGACCTAACCCATTATTTATCCGGTCGGCGCTGGCATCGGCGTTTGCTGCTATTAGCGGGCTTGGCCTTTTACACCTGCGCCACGTTTGTGCCGTCCGATATATTTGGCGATACGGCGGTATGGCTCGGCTCCGGCTTGGGCGCGGGCTTGATTTTGATGTTCGTGCTAGGTTCTAAAGATGCACAACGTTTGCTGTCACAGCCGGTGTTAAGGCAAATCGGCAAAGTGTCTTACAGCGCGTATCTCAGTCACATGGCGATTCTGATTTGTCTGACGCCGCTGGTTTTAAAATTTCTGGAAGGGTTTACCGACAATCGGCTGGCACTTTGGTTTGGCGGCTGGCTTATCACCATAGTCTGTGTACAATGCGTTTCCTTGTTGTTTTATCATTGGCTGGAGATACCCAGTATGAGTTTGGGAAGACGAGTGACCGATGCAATAGCCGCCATCGGCAAGCCAACGTTATAA
- a CDS encoding phosphopantetheine-binding protein → MSDDLISQLKTMLIEGLLLEDIVPDDLSPDDALFGGGLGLDSIDALEIGVMLDRQYGIKITSGDERNNQIFLSLRSLADFVAANRTR, encoded by the coding sequence ATGTCAGATGACTTGATCAGCCAATTGAAAACCATGCTTATCGAAGGCTTGCTCCTGGAAGACATCGTCCCGGATGACCTGTCGCCGGATGATGCTTTATTTGGTGGTGGACTGGGTTTGGACTCCATCGACGCCCTGGAAATTGGCGTGATGCTGGACCGTCAATACGGTATCAAGATCACCTCCGGCGACGAACGCAACAATCAGATTTTTCTCTCTCTCCGCTCGCTCGCAGACTTCGTCGCCGCTAATCGTACCCGTTAA
- the dbpA gene encoding ATP-dependent RNA helicase DbpA translates to MNTPEFSSLPLKPALLENIESLGYTHLTPIQAESLPHILEGKDVIAQAKTGSGKTAAFGIGLLSRLDLSSFKVQAMVICPTRELADQVCKEIRQLARFTQNIKVLALCGGTPFAPQRSSLEHGVHVVVGTPGRLQEHLQKASLRLDHLKVLVLDEADRMLDMGFADIISDVISYAPTHRQTLLFSATYAEPIRALSQKFQFKPVSVSVETSHHDNPIEQRFHQVDKAKRLNALGYLLAYHRPESTVVFCNTKRECQDVADTLTNCGFSVQALHGDLEQKDRDQVLVRFANKSCSILVATDVAARGLDIKDMQAVINYELPWDPEVYVHRIGRTGRAGAKGLALSLVSEAELTRVKAIEDYIAGSVKWDEIAPFKLSSEHRFEPPMITLWIDGGRKDKMRPGDILGALTGANGIAGGEVGKIDIFDKHAYVAVKRGSADKALTCLRAGKIKGRNFNVRKSQWN, encoded by the coding sequence GTGAATACACCTGAATTTTCGTCCCTGCCGTTAAAACCCGCCCTACTGGAAAACATCGAATCCTTGGGCTACACCCACCTGACACCGATTCAGGCTGAAAGCCTACCGCATATACTAGAAGGCAAGGATGTGATTGCCCAAGCCAAGACCGGTAGCGGCAAGACCGCGGCGTTTGGGATCGGTTTGTTGTCGCGGCTGGATTTAAGCAGCTTTAAAGTGCAAGCCATGGTGATCTGCCCTACCCGCGAACTGGCCGACCAGGTATGTAAGGAAATCAGACAATTGGCCCGCTTTACGCAAAACATTAAAGTTCTGGCCCTGTGCGGCGGCACACCCTTTGCCCCGCAACGCAGCTCACTGGAGCACGGCGTGCATGTGGTGGTGGGGACGCCGGGCCGTTTGCAGGAGCATCTGCAAAAAGCCAGCTTGCGCCTGGATCATTTAAAAGTGTTGGTACTGGACGAGGCCGACCGCATGCTGGACATGGGCTTTGCCGACATCATCTCCGACGTGATCTCTTATGCGCCGACGCATCGGCAAACCCTGTTGTTCTCCGCGACATACGCGGAGCCGATTCGGGCCTTGAGCCAAAAGTTTCAATTCAAACCGGTGTCGGTCAGCGTCGAAACCAGCCATCATGACAACCCTATCGAGCAGCGTTTTCATCAAGTCGACAAAGCCAAGCGCCTGAACGCTTTGGGTTATTTGCTGGCTTATCATCGCCCGGAATCGACGGTGGTGTTTTGTAATACCAAGCGCGAATGTCAGGACGTAGCGGATACTTTGACCAATTGCGGTTTTTCCGTGCAGGCCCTGCACGGTGATTTGGAGCAAAAGGATAGAGATCAGGTATTGGTGCGCTTTGCCAATAAAAGCTGTTCGATTCTGGTCGCTACAGATGTTGCCGCTCGGGGGCTGGACATCAAAGACATGCAGGCAGTGATCAATTACGAACTGCCTTGGGACCCGGAAGTGTACGTGCACAGAATTGGCCGCACCGGCCGAGCTGGCGCGAAAGGCTTGGCGCTGAGTTTGGTCAGCGAAGCAGAGTTGACCCGCGTCAAAGCGATTGAAGACTATATTGCGGGTTCTGTAAAGTGGGACGAAATCGCACCGTTTAAACTGAGCAGCGAACACCGCTTCGAACCGCCGATGATCACGTTGTGGATAGACGGAGGCCGTAAGGACAAGATGCGGCCCGGCGATATTTTGGGGGCATTGACCGGTGCTAACGGCATAGCCGGCGGCGAAGTGGGTAAGATAGACATCTTCGATAAACACGCTTATGTTGCGGTGAAGCGCGGCAGCGCCGATAAAGCCCTGACCTGTTTGCGGGCCGGCAAAATCAAAGGCCGCAATTTCAACGTGCGCAAGTCGCAATGGAATTAG
- a CDS encoding LolA family protein, translating to MTIKRAMFLLLALLPIAGSADDSVLTELLARIRQTGQAQFHYDETRVLELADKPWHGQGYMLSGADGSLVKLQLQPARVIMAIAEQHMLYWDPQQNQRHSAALDSAGPAGEQIKVFRSILQGRTEELQPNYAIAAEKQGPQWTLRLTPKPELSGDDLPSIEISGDDKDEQRRILIKQSDGESTEYRMQKATAAQQQDYSLPRLLREASGE from the coding sequence ATGACGATTAAACGCGCGATGTTCTTGCTCTTGGCTTTATTGCCAATTGCTGGATCGGCCGATGACAGCGTGCTGACCGAATTGCTGGCGCGCATTCGCCAAACGGGTCAGGCGCAGTTTCATTATGATGAAACCCGCGTACTAGAGCTGGCGGACAAACCATGGCATGGCCAAGGTTACATGCTCTCAGGCGCTGACGGCAGCCTGGTCAAACTGCAACTGCAACCGGCGAGGGTAATCATGGCTATCGCCGAACAGCACATGCTCTACTGGGATCCACAGCAAAACCAGCGCCACAGCGCGGCTTTGGATTCGGCAGGGCCTGCGGGCGAGCAAATCAAGGTGTTTCGCAGCATCCTGCAAGGCCGTACCGAAGAATTGCAGCCTAACTATGCCATCGCCGCCGAAAAGCAAGGCCCGCAATGGACTTTGCGGCTTACGCCGAAACCGGAGCTGAGCGGCGATGATCTCCCTTCTATCGAAATATCAGGCGATGACAAAGACGAACAACGGCGCATTTTAATCAAGCAGTCGGACGGCGAATCCACCGAGTACCGCATGCAGAAAGCCACGGCAGCGCAGCAACAGGACTATTCTCTCCCGCGTTTGTTGCGGGAAGCCAGCGGAGAATAG
- a CDS encoding phosphopantetheine-binding protein, which produces MKETLKNFIFAELIYHEDPTSFGDDDNLLDAGLDSMGIMRLIMFAEKEFGVTLPDTEIEPDNVGSLNSLENWLRRSGYAG; this is translated from the coding sequence ATGAAGGAAACACTGAAGAATTTCATCTTTGCCGAGCTTATTTACCATGAAGATCCAACCTCATTCGGCGATGACGATAATCTACTGGATGCGGGGCTGGACAGCATGGGTATCATGCGTCTGATCATGTTTGCCGAGAAGGAGTTTGGGGTGACGCTGCCGGACACCGAAATCGAACCGGATAACGTCGGCAGCCTGAATTCTCTGGAAAACTGGCTCCGCCGCAGCGGTTACGCCGGATGA
- a CDS encoding methyltransferase family protein, with the protein MDCGSGNAKIAKRLTTQHPMPIDRYVRPFLALKILLFTLLVPGAVLIYVPYWLLSDPNSNLPQANLAWALPSGLFIILGLAIYLRCAWDFAVEGSGTPAPIDPPKTLVVSGLYRRTRNPMFQGVLMLLMAECVLFADPALLIYAGSIALFFHITVVFREEPDLASRFGASYKLYCRQVPRWGFALKAFSPEPA; encoded by the coding sequence TTGGATTGCGGCTCAGGCAATGCCAAAATTGCCAAACGCTTAACCACTCAACACCCCATGCCGATAGATAGATACGTGCGTCCTTTCCTGGCTTTAAAGATCCTGTTATTCACGTTACTCGTCCCTGGCGCGGTGCTGATTTACGTGCCTTATTGGTTACTTTCCGATCCGAACAGCAACTTGCCGCAGGCCAATCTGGCATGGGCTCTGCCCTCAGGACTTTTTATCATCCTGGGTTTGGCTATTTATCTGCGTTGCGCTTGGGATTTTGCCGTCGAGGGCTCGGGTACTCCGGCTCCCATCGATCCGCCGAAGACACTGGTCGTGAGCGGACTGTATCGCCGGACCCGCAATCCGATGTTTCAAGGTGTTCTAATGCTGCTAATGGCGGAATGTGTGTTGTTTGCCGATCCGGCCCTACTGATTTATGCCGGCTCGATTGCCCTGTTTTTTCATATTACCGTGGTATTTCGCGAAGAGCCGGACCTCGCCAGCCGGTTTGGCGCGTCTTATAAACTCTATTGTCGACAGGTGCCGCGCTGGGGCTTTGCGTTAAAAGCCTTTTCGCCAGAGCCCGCTTGA
- a CDS encoding REP-associated tyrosine transposase, with amino-acid sequence MGRSGYTITEPQQAHFMTCTVVEWLPVFTRPETVQILLDCWQFQRQQVGLKLYGYVVLENHLHFIAQSAALDKCVASFKAFTARRIIDNLQAKQAERLLQRLRFAKCAHKRDREFQFWQEGVHAELILSEAMMREKLDYIHANPVKRGYVSLPELWRYSSPSNYLGQDGLIEIDVW; translated from the coding sequence ATGGGCCGAAGCGGTTACACCATCACTGAACCTCAGCAAGCGCATTTTATGACCTGCACGGTCGTTGAGTGGCTGCCGGTATTTACCCGACCGGAAACCGTGCAAATCCTGCTCGACTGCTGGCAATTTCAACGGCAACAGGTCGGTTTGAAGCTATACGGTTACGTGGTTCTGGAAAATCACCTGCATTTCATCGCGCAGAGCGCTGCACTGGATAAATGCGTTGCTAGTTTCAAAGCCTTTACCGCGCGGAGAATCATAGATAACTTGCAGGCAAAACAAGCCGAACGCTTGTTGCAACGATTGCGGTTTGCCAAATGCGCGCACAAGCGTGATCGGGAGTTTCAGTTCTGGCAGGAAGGTGTGCATGCGGAGTTGATTCTTAGTGAAGCAATGATGCGGGAGAAATTGGATTATATTCATGCCAATCCGGTGAAGCGGGGTTATGTGAGTTTGCCGGAGCTTTGGCGATATTCCAGTCCTTCTAACTATTTGGGACAGGACGGATTGATCGAGATTGACGTATGGTAA
- a CDS encoding GNAT family N-acetyltransferase has product MAYFMTSFSLIDAAEHDKQFIFDAFKLSMRDYVDWAWGWDDEFQHTGFWRNLQVQNFKLICIGEEPAGAIYVQEGEQSHWVRTLFLLPEFQRRGIGSTLLAQEAIRAKNLNKKLVLTVIKINPAKRLYDRMGFSVIDEDRVSYHMELG; this is encoded by the coding sequence TTGGCTTACTTTATGACCTCCTTTAGCCTGATCGACGCCGCCGAGCATGACAAACAATTCATATTTGATGCGTTCAAGCTGTCGATGCGCGATTACGTCGATTGGGCATGGGGATGGGACGATGAATTTCAACATACCGGTTTCTGGAGAAACCTTCAGGTGCAAAACTTCAAATTGATTTGCATCGGCGAAGAACCTGCCGGGGCTATCTATGTGCAGGAGGGCGAGCAAAGTCATTGGGTTCGCACCCTGTTTCTGTTACCTGAATTTCAAAGACGAGGAATAGGCTCCACTTTGCTGGCGCAAGAAGCCATTCGGGCAAAAAATCTCAATAAAAAACTGGTGTTAACTGTCATAAAGATAAACCCTGCAAAACGTCTTTATGACCGAATGGGCTTCAGCGTTATTGATGAAGACCGGGTCTCGTATCACATGGAATTAGGCTGA
- a CDS encoding YkgJ family cysteine cluster protein, giving the protein MSKTTPANIKLTLYGKPIELELNTPTQKVTPVAMLPTLHRLNNTFVETAVAAFVADQEIISCQAGCGACCRQVVPLAEFEAYQIAGVVEQLPEPRRSAVKQRFADACEKLDAIQWLSRLEGMLADGTSHEAVQQHALTYFQQGVPCPFLEAESCSIHPVRPLACREYLVTSPAEYCQNPTPEHVRHIELKFQVSKIVRKLWRTSHIKDLDSVPMIYALQWVKKHPNQFPKKRGEDWLREFFDYMANP; this is encoded by the coding sequence ATGAGCAAAACCACACCAGCCAACATCAAACTAACGCTTTACGGCAAACCTATCGAACTGGAATTGAACACGCCGACGCAAAAGGTGACGCCGGTGGCAATGCTGCCGACACTGCATCGCCTCAACAACACGTTTGTCGAAACCGCAGTGGCTGCCTTCGTTGCGGACCAGGAGATCATCTCCTGCCAAGCCGGCTGCGGTGCCTGCTGCCGACAAGTCGTGCCGTTGGCGGAATTTGAAGCCTATCAAATCGCCGGTGTGGTCGAACAATTGCCCGAGCCCAGACGTTCGGCGGTCAAGCAACGCTTTGCCGACGCTTGCGAAAAACTGGACGCTATTCAGTGGCTGAGCCGGCTCGAAGGGATGCTGGCTGATGGTACGAGCCACGAAGCGGTGCAGCAACACGCGCTGACTTATTTTCAGCAAGGCGTGCCCTGTCCGTTTTTGGAAGCGGAAAGCTGCTCCATCCATCCGGTCCGGCCATTGGCCTGCCGGGAATACCTGGTGACATCGCCGGCCGAATATTGCCAAAACCCGACACCTGAACACGTCAGGCACATCGAGTTAAAATTTCAGGTGTCTAAAATTGTCCGCAAACTTTGGCGCACCAGCCACATCAAAGACCTGGATTCGGTGCCGATGATTTACGCGTTGCAATGGGTGAAGAAACACCCCAACCAATTTCCGAAAAAGCGCGGCGAGGATTGGCTACGGGAATTTTTTGATTACATGGCGAATCCGTGA
- a CDS encoding MMPL family transporter yields the protein MSFVWRKRWFVLLLPLLAITFWQVKVETDLNAFFTATDDEDSRLLAGLLKSGELSRRYLLVIEKTDPATAASLSNTGEPPISVATFSTRLVNQLAKLDEVEQIWPADQPPRDWVDAVASYAPHHARIFSLNPEAEAPELFEPTQLEAKADGLKQALLSPQGGFVKTIAKQDPLLLSLNGFKALQGQFQQQAKLGSGGALILQSRPAALDSEAQTRLQTAIRANFASLNAEAGGIFKLSMAGVPVFSVAAQSEISQDVTLVSVVSSLAVALVFLFLFHSFSALHWVMMVQGASFVIGTLATALVFPQVHSLTLALGASLIGISSDYPIHVMVHCAKHRNTPLAAVRLLWPSLLMGGLTTVIGYGALGFTGFPGFEQIAVFALASIVASLGLTRWVLPALLTNSALHSAHLPGIATWVDFCGRYRKALLGLFALSVVLAGLCLPQIRWMDDMQKLAVDMDVLKQQDAAVRSHFSSIEPGRFVLIQADDWETALQRSEAAERRLQSLRQDGVLGEYHGLFPWLVSAQLQTQNHKVYQQGLTPEFQQAWQAGLAKAGLSVEKLGSLSSAAPEPLLPAQVMESSVRHILSGQIVNGQTGVMLTLWLGEHDPEKLIAGLAGLEGTRYFSQKDQLDHLASKYRDRSLVMLGIGIGVMALFIRLQQRDLRKVLLTLLPSLASVLFIFATWALMGEEVSFLHVIGLLLSVSLCVDYGIFFIDNRGKDADVTYHAIASSTLTTIASFGALGLGKTPTLPILALSVSLGVTLGFLLCPLLIQKPKN from the coding sequence GTGTCTTTTGTTTGGCGAAAACGCTGGTTCGTGCTGCTGTTGCCGTTGTTGGCGATCACTTTCTGGCAAGTCAAGGTCGAGACTGACCTGAACGCGTTTTTTACCGCCACGGACGACGAGGATTCCCGGCTATTGGCTGGCTTGTTGAAGTCTGGTGAATTATCGCGGCGCTACTTACTAGTCATCGAAAAGACCGATCCAGCCACAGCGGCCAGTCTGAGTAATACCGGCGAACCCCCCATTTCCGTCGCCACATTCAGCACTCGACTGGTGAATCAGCTGGCCAAACTTGATGAGGTGGAACAGATTTGGCCGGCCGATCAGCCGCCCCGAGATTGGGTCGATGCCGTTGCCTCGTATGCGCCACACCACGCCCGCATATTCAGCCTTAATCCGGAAGCAGAAGCGCCGGAATTGTTTGAACCGACCCAGTTGGAGGCCAAGGCCGACGGATTGAAACAAGCCCTGCTGTCGCCGCAAGGCGGCTTTGTGAAAACCATCGCCAAACAGGATCCTTTGCTGCTGTCTCTGAACGGCTTCAAGGCTTTGCAGGGCCAATTTCAGCAGCAAGCCAAGCTCGGCAGCGGCGGTGCTTTAATCCTGCAAAGCCGTCCGGCTGCGCTGGATTCCGAGGCGCAAACCCGCTTGCAAACGGCGATCCGCGCCAATTTTGCTAGTTTGAATGCAGAAGCCGGTGGCATATTTAAGTTATCGATGGCTGGGGTGCCGGTGTTTAGCGTGGCCGCGCAAAGCGAGATTAGTCAGGATGTGACGCTGGTTTCGGTGGTATCCAGCCTGGCCGTGGCCTTGGTGTTTCTATTCCTGTTTCATTCGTTTTCGGCCTTGCACTGGGTAATGATGGTGCAGGGCGCTTCGTTTGTGATCGGCACCTTGGCGACAGCGTTGGTGTTTCCGCAGGTGCATAGCCTGACTCTGGCTTTGGGTGCCAGCTTGATCGGCATCTCCTCCGATTATCCTATACATGTGATGGTGCATTGCGCCAAACATCGCAACACGCCTTTAGCTGCAGTTCGGCTGTTGTGGCCCAGCTTGTTAATGGGCGGCTTGACCACCGTGATCGGCTACGGCGCCTTGGGCTTTACCGGGTTTCCCGGCTTTGAGCAAATTGCGGTGTTTGCCTTGGCCAGTATCGTCGCCTCTTTGGGTTTGACCCGCTGGGTGTTGCCGGCCTTGCTGACTAATTCTGCACTGCACTCCGCACATTTACCCGGCATCGCGACTTGGGTGGATTTTTGCGGTCGTTACCGCAAGGCCTTGCTGGGTCTATTCGCACTCAGCGTGGTATTAGCCGGGCTATGCCTGCCGCAAATCCGCTGGATGGACGATATGCAGAAGTTGGCGGTAGACATGGATGTGTTGAAACAGCAGGATGCGGCGGTGCGCTCGCACTTTTCCAGTATCGAACCGGGCCGTTTTGTATTGATCCAAGCTGACGACTGGGAAACGGCGCTACAACGTTCAGAAGCCGCCGAGCGGCGCTTGCAGTCCTTGCGGCAGGACGGTGTGCTTGGCGAATATCATGGTCTGTTTCCGTGGCTGGTATCTGCACAATTGCAAACCCAGAACCATAAGGTTTATCAACAGGGTTTGACGCCGGAGTTTCAGCAAGCCTGGCAAGCGGGTTTAGCCAAGGCGGGCCTGTCAGTTGAAAAATTGGGAAGTTTGTCATCTGCGGCACCTGAGCCATTGTTACCCGCGCAAGTTATGGAATCATCGGTAAGGCACATTCTGTCCGGGCAAATAGTGAACGGCCAAACTGGGGTAATGTTGACGCTGTGGCTGGGTGAGCACGATCCCGAAAAATTGATAGCCGGTTTGGCTGGCTTGGAAGGCACGCGTTACTTCAGCCAAAAGGATCAACTCGATCACTTGGCGAGCAAATATCGCGATCGATCTTTAGTGATGCTAGGTATCGGCATCGGCGTGATGGCCTTGTTTATTAGGTTACAACAACGCGATCTGCGCAAGGTGTTGTTGACTTTGCTGCCTTCCCTGGCCTCCGTACTGTTCATTTTCGCCACCTGGGCGCTAATGGGTGAGGAAGTCAGCTTCCTGCATGTGATCGGCCTGTTATTGTCGGTGTCGCTATGCGTGGATTACGGCATCTTTTTTATCGACAATCGCGGCAAAGACGCCGATGTGACTTATCACGCCATCGCCTCATCGACACTGACGACAATTGCGTCCTTCGGTGCGCTGGGTTTGGGTAAAACGCCCACCTTGCCAATTCTGGCGCTCTCGGTAAGCTTGGGGGTCACCTTGGGTTTTCTGCTTTGCCCTCTACTGATCCAAAAGCCAAAGAATTAA